One genomic segment of Pongo pygmaeus isolate AG05252 chromosome 19, NHGRI_mPonPyg2-v2.0_pri, whole genome shotgun sequence includes these proteins:
- the LOC129018241 gene encoding uncharacterized protein LOC129018241 isoform X1, whose protein sequence is MLVQGREEGLVPGHPTVNPGRCAVNSWVRPGILFAGNPGRCDVSSWVHPGILFAGNPGRCDVSSWVHPGILFTVNPGRCAVNSWLRPGILFAVNPGRCAVNSWVHPGILFAGNPGRCDVSSWVRPGILFTVNPGRCDVNSWVHPGILFAGNPGRCAVNSWVRPGILFTVNPGRCDVSSWLRPGILFAVNPGRCDVSSWLRPGILFTVNPGRCAVSSWVRPGILFAVNPGRCAVNSWVHPGILFTGNPGRCDVSSWVHPGILFAVNPGRCAVNSWVHPGILFTVNPGRCDVNSWLRPGILFTVNPGRCAVNSWVHPGILFAGNPGRCDVSSWLRPGILFAVNPGRCDVSSWLRPGILFTVNPGRCAVSSWVRPGILFAVNPGRCAVNSWVHPGILFTGNPGRCDVSSWVHPGILFAVNPGRCAVNSWVHPGILFTVNPGRCDVNSWLRPGILFTVNPGRCAVNSWVRPGILFTGNPGRCAVSSWVHPGILFTGNPGRCAVSSWVRPGILFTGNPGRCAVSSWVHPGILFTGNPGRCAVSSWVRPGILFTGNPGRCAVSSWVRPGILFTGNPGRCAVNSWVHPGILFTVNPGRCALSMGAPWNLVHWKSREVCCEFMDAPWNLVHWKSREVCGEFMGAPWNLVFKGPAKPAGLL, encoded by the coding sequence ATGTTGGtgcagggaagggaggagggtcTAGTGCCTGGCCACCCCACTGTAAATCCAGGGAGGTGTGCGGTGAATTCATGGGTGCGCCCTGGAATCTTGTTCGCCGGAAATCCAGGGAGGTGTGACGTGAGTTCATGGGTGCACCCTGGAATCTTGTTCGCTGGAAATCCAGGGAGGTGTGACGTGAGTTCATGGGTGCACCCTGGAATCTTGTTCACTGTAAATCCAGGGAGGTGTGCGGTGAATTCATGGCTGCGCCCTGGAATCTTGTTTGCTGTAAATCCAGGGAGGTGTGCAGTGAATTCATGGGTGCACCCTGGAATCTTGTTTGCTGGAAATCCAGGGAGGTGTGATGTGAGTTCATGGGTGCGCCCTGGAATCTTGTTCACTGTAAATCCAGGGAGGTGTGATGTGAATTCATGGGTGCACCCTGGAATCTTGTTCGCTGGAAATCCAGGGAGGTGTGCGGTGAATTCATGGGTGCGCCCTGGAATCTTGTTCACTGTAAATCCAGGGAGGTGTGATGTGAGTTCATGGCTGCGCCCTGGAATCTTGTTCGCTGTAAATCCAGGGAGGTGTGACGTGAGTTCATGGCTGCGCCCTGGAATCTTGTTCACTGTAAATCCAGGGAGGTGTGCTGTGAGTTCATGGGTGCGCCCTGGAATCTTGTTCGCTGTAAATCCAGGGAGGTGTGCGGTGAATTCATGGGTGCACCCTGGAATCTTGTTCACTGGAAATCCAGGGAGGTGTGATGTGAGTTCATGGGTGCACCCTGGAATCTTGTTCGCTGTAAATCCAGGGAGGTGTGCAGTGAATTCATGGGTGCACCCTGGAATCTTGTTCACTGTAAATCCAGGGAGGTGTGATGTGAATTCATGGCTGCGCCCTGGAATCTTGTTCACTGTAAATCCAGGGAGGTGTGCGGTGAATTCATGGGTGCACCCTGGAATCTTGTTTGCTGGAAATCCAGGGAGGTGTGATGTGAGTTCATGGCTGCGCCCTGGAATCTTGTTCGCTGTAAATCCAGGGAGGTGTGACGTGAGTTCATGGCTGCGCCCTGGAATCTTGTTCACTGTAAATCCAGGGAGGTGTGCTGTGAGTTCATGGGTGCGCCCTGGAATCTTGTTCGCTGTAAATCCAGGGAGGTGTGCGGTGAATTCATGGGTGCACCCTGGAATCTTGTTCACTGGAAATCCAGGGAGGTGTGATGTGAGTTCATGGGTGCACCCTGGAATCTTGTTCGCTGTAAATCCAGGGAGGTGTGCAGTGAATTCATGGGTGCACCCTGGAATCTTGTTCACTGTAAATCCAGGGAGGTGTGATGTGAATTCATGGCTGCGCCCTGGAATCTTGTTCACTGTAAATCCAGGGAGGTGTGCGGTGAATTCATGGGTGCGCCCTGGAATCTTGTTCACTGGAAATCCAGGGAGGTGTGCTGTGAGTTCATGGGTTCACCCTGGAATCTTGTTCACTGGAAATCCAGGGAGGTGTGCTGTGAGTTCATGGGTGCGCCCTGGAATCTTGTTCACTGGAAATCCAGGGAGGTGTGCTGTGAGTTCATGGGTTCACCCTGGAATCTTGTTCACTGGAAATCCAGGGAGGTGTGCTGTGAGTTCATGGGTGCGCCCTGGAATCTTGTTCACTGGAAATCCAGGGAGGTGTGCTGTGAGTTCATGGGTGCGCCCTGGAATCTTGTTCACTGGAAATCCAGGGAGGTGTGCAGTGAATTCATGGGTGCACCCTGGAATCTTGTTCACTGTAAATCCAGGGAGGTGTGCTTTGAGTATGGGTGCGCCCTGGAATCTTGTTCACTGGAAATCCAGGGAGGTGTGCTGTGAGTTCATGGATGCACCCTGGAATCTTGTTCACTGGAAATCCAGGGAGGTGTGCGGTGAATTCATGGGTGCGCCCTGGAATCTTGTTTTTAAGGGTCCTGCAAAGCCCGCTGGGCTGTTGTGA
- the LOC129018241 gene encoding uncharacterized protein LOC129018241 isoform X2 yields the protein MLVQGREEGLVPGHPTVNPGRCAVNSWVRPGILFAGNPGRCDVSSWVHPGILFAGNPGRCDVSSWVHPGILFTVNPGRCAVNSWLRPGILFAVNPGRCAVNSWVHPGILFAGNPGRCDVSSWVRPGILFTVNPGRCDVNSWVHPGILFAGNPGRCAVNSWVRPGILFTVNPGRCDVSSWLRPGILFAVNPGRCDVSSWLRPGILFTVNPGRCAVSSWVRPGILFAVNPGRCAVNSWVHPGILFTGNPGRCDVSSWVHPGILFAVNPGRCAVNSWVHPGILFTVNPGRCDVNSWLRPGILFTVNPGRCAVNSWVHPGILFAGNPGRCDVSSWLRPGILFAVNPGRCDVSSWLRPGILFTVNPGRCAVSSWVRPGILFAVNPGRCAVNSWVHPGILFTGNPGRCDVSSWVHPGILFAVNPGRCAVNSWVHPGILFTVNPGRCDVNSWLRPGILFTVNPGRCAVNSWVRPGILFTGNPGRCAVSSWVHPGILFTGNPGRCAVSSWVRPGILFTGNPGRCAVSSWVHPGILFTGNPGRCAVSSWVRPGILFTGNPGRCAVSSWVRPGILFTGNPGRCAVNSWVHPGILFTVNPGRCAVSSWMHPGILFTGNPGRCAVNSWVRPGILFLRVLQSPLGCCEMRQAVGTWF from the exons ATGTTGGtgcagggaagggaggagggtcTAGTGCCTGGCCACCCCACTGTAAATCCAGGGAGGTGTGCGGTGAATTCATGGGTGCGCCCTGGAATCTTGTTCGCCGGAAATCCAGGGAGGTGTGACGTGAGTTCATGGGTGCACCCTGGAATCTTGTTCGCTGGAAATCCAGGGAGGTGTGACGTGAGTTCATGGGTGCACCCTGGAATCTTGTTCACTGTAAATCCAGGGAGGTGTGCGGTGAATTCATGGCTGCGCCCTGGAATCTTGTTTGCTGTAAATCCAGGGAGGTGTGCAGTGAATTCATGGGTGCACCCTGGAATCTTGTTTGCTGGAAATCCAGGGAGGTGTGATGTGAGTTCATGGGTGCGCCCTGGAATCTTGTTCACTGTAAATCCAGGGAGGTGTGATGTGAATTCATGGGTGCACCCTGGAATCTTGTTCGCTGGAAATCCAGGGAGGTGTGCGGTGAATTCATGGGTGCGCCCTGGAATCTTGTTCACTGTAAATCCAGGGAGGTGTGATGTGAGTTCATGGCTGCGCCCTGGAATCTTGTTCGCTGTAAATCCAGGGAGGTGTGACGTGAGTTCATGGCTGCGCCCTGGAATCTTGTTCACTGTAAATCCAGGGAGGTGTGCTGTGAGTTCATGGGTGCGCCCTGGAATCTTGTTCGCTGTAAATCCAGGGAGGTGTGCGGTGAATTCATGGGTGCACCCTGGAATCTTGTTCACTGGAAATCCAGGGAGGTGTGATGTGAGTTCATGGGTGCACCCTGGAATCTTGTTCGCTGTAAATCCAGGGAGGTGTGCAGTGAATTCATGGGTGCACCCTGGAATCTTGTTCACTGTAAATCCAGGGAGGTGTGATGTGAATTCATGGCTGCGCCCTGGAATCTTGTTCACTGTAAATCCAGGGAGGTGTGCGGTGAATTCATGGGTGCACCCTGGAATCTTGTTTGCTGGAAATCCAGGGAGGTGTGATGTGAGTTCATGGCTGCGCCCTGGAATCTTGTTCGCTGTAAATCCAGGGAGGTGTGACGTGAGTTCATGGCTGCGCCCTGGAATCTTGTTCACTGTAAATCCAGGGAGGTGTGCTGTGAGTTCATGGGTGCGCCCTGGAATCTTGTTCGCTGTAAATCCAGGGAGGTGTGCGGTGAATTCATGGGTGCACCCTGGAATCTTGTTCACTGGAAATCCAGGGAGGTGTGATGTGAGTTCATGGGTGCACCCTGGAATCTTGTTCGCTGTAAATCCAGGGAGGTGTGCAGTGAATTCATGGGTGCACCCTGGAATCTTGTTCACTGTAAATCCAGGGAGGTGTGATGTGAATTCATGGCTGCGCCCTGGAATCTTGTTCACTGTAAATCCAGGGAGGTGTGCGGTGAATTCATGGGTGCGCCCTGGAATCTTGTTCACTGGAAATCCAGGGAGGTGTGCTGTGAGTTCATGGGTTCACCCTGGAATCTTGTTCACTGGAAATCCAGGGAGGTGTGCTGTGAGTTCATGGGTGCGCCCTGGAATCTTGTTCACTGGAAATCCAGGGAGGTGTGCTGTGAGTTCATGGGTTCACCCTGGAATCTTGTTCACTGGAAATCCAGGGAGGTGTGCTGTGAGTTCATGGGTGCGCCCTGGAATCTTGTTCACTGGAAATCCAGGGAGGTGTGCTGTGAGTTCATGGGTGCGCCCTGGAATCTTGTTCACTGGAAATCCAGGGAGGTGTGCAGTGAATTCATGGGTGCACCCTGGAATCTTGTTCACTGTAAATCCAGGGAG GTGTGCTGTGAGTTCATGGATGCACCCTGGAATCTTGTTCACTGGAAATCCAGGGAGGTGTGCGGTGAATTCATGGGTGCGCCCTGGAATCTTGTTTTTAAGGGTCCTGCAAAGCCCGCTGGGCTGTTGTGAAATGAGGCAAGCTGTCGGTACCTGGTTCTGA